The Schizosaccharomyces pombe strain 972h- genome assembly, chromosome: I genome contains a region encoding:
- the sin1 gene encoding MAP kinase-interacting protein Sin1, protein MELTREKVLLLTFLRMQYSHILPDSIENRVISTEAPEWELDKSLQDLLIHDYDYSKTSFSSSPPIVANDTVSNVRKPSDTKQVNGAGGQVNHSRAEDSDYATSDLSESSDVGDDDNSCIFSFSKVPMQKDVASIKEEERLDPKISTLNNIDAIANLKLTNMVESSQAVNLTSSKQSSINQQSSVSTDYDDLRSISEESFHLSQGEIPLTFPMNSSLTDTEADAVVAVDALFPGKQRGTHNTVNKARSVSNAKAPTSALRALLEHKENSSQNGPLAENFATFSGHAESNALRLNIYFPSSESPSKPLFVELRKNVLVSEAIGYILLQYVNQQLVPPIEDEAQNPNYWNLRIVEDDGELDEDFPALDRVGPLSKFGFDAFALVKATPAQIKENQAAYPFKSKHPTSIPEANNKTHIRHTSSTSSQSQKQAQDVKDTLNTSHVVQVRLPPYGDNARFCNIEISKTTRLAMVLNQVCWMKQLERFKYTLRVAGSDTVLPLDKTFSSLDGNPTLELVKKKVRDKKGSTQQLPTSSPQNSVYGSIKKDAQSSTYNATDIMSSNTYQEFLVWKRQPVSFMGRHERLLAIDGEYVHIMPSESKNIFETPKTSSIHAGSIILCKQSKKSPCNFKMIVSKNRETKRYDFEVLSALEAAIIVSRIRALMNTVKKIN, encoded by the exons ATGGAATTAACAAGAGAGAAAGT TCTTTTGTTAACATTTTTGCGAATGCAATATTCTCATATACTTCCTGACTCAATCGAAAATCGAGTTATATCTACTGAGGCCCCGGAATGGGAATTGGACAAATCATTGCAAGACTTGTTGATTCATGATTATGATTATTCTAAAACTTCGTTTTCTTCAAGTCCCCCGATTGTCGCTAATGACACTGTATCCAATGTCCGAAAGCCGAGTGATACTAAACAAGTAAATGGTGCTGGGGGTCAAGTTAATCATTCTCGAGCTGAAGATTCTGATTATGCTACTTCTGACTTATCCGAATCTTCAGATGTGGGTGATGACGATAACTCGtgtatattttcttttagcaAAGTCCCAATGCAGAAGGATGTTGCAAGTataaaagaagaggaaaGACTGGACCCCAAAATTTCCacattaaataatattgatgCTATCGCAAATCTTAAGCTTACCAACATGGTAGAATCCTCGCAGGCAGTGAATTTAACCTCGTCCAAACAGTCTTCCATAAACCAGCAAAGCAGTGTTTCTACGGATTATGATGATCTACGGTCGATTTCTGAGGaatcatttcatttaaGTCAAGGAGAAATTCCTCTTACTTTTCCAATGAATTCTTCCTTAACTGACACTGAAGCTGATGCAGTTGTTGCGGTTGATGCTCTTTTTCCTGGTAAGCAACGCGGAACACACAATACAGTCAATAAAGCAAGATCTGTTTCGAACGCAAAGGCTCCTACATCTGCTCTTCGTGCATTACTTGAACATAAAGAAAACAGTAGCCAGAATGGGCCATTGGCTGAAAATTTTGCTACTTTTTCTGGACATGCAGAATCAAATGCCCTCCgtttaaacatttattttccttcGAGCGAAAGTCCTTCAAAGCCCTTATTTGTAGAACTCCGAAAGAATGTTTTGGTCTCTGAGGCTATCGGTTATATTTTACTTCAATACGTTAACCAGCAACTCGTGCCCCCAATAGAAGATGAGGCTCAAAATCCGAATTATTGGAATTTACGTATTGTTGAAGATGACGGGGAGCTAGATGAAGATTTTCCCGCTTTGGACCGTGTAGGTCcattatcaaaatttggttttGACGCATTTGCTTTAGTTAAAGCCACTCCTGCCCaaataaaggaaaatcaAGCTGCCTACCCGTTTAAATCGAAGCATCCAACATCAATTCCTGAAGCCAATAACAAAACGCATATTCGGCAtactagttcaacttcAAGTCAATCACAAAAGCAAGCTCAGGATGTCAAAGATACACTTAATACTTCTCATGTCGTACAGGTACGACTTCCCCCATACGGGGATAATGCTCGATTTTGCAATAttgaaatatcaaaaacTACTAGATTGGCTATGGTGTTGAACCAGGTGTGTTGGATGAAGCAATTGGAGCGATTTAAGTATACTCTGCGAGTTGCTGGATCTGATACTGTTTTACCACTTGATAAAACATTTAGTTCACTAGACGGAAATCCAACTCTAGAACTTGTTAAAAAGAAGGTACGCGataaaaaaggaagtaCCCAACAATTGCCAACCTCCTCACCACAAAATTCCGTTTATGGATCTATTAAGAAAGATGCACAATCTTCAACATACAATGCAACAGATATTATGTCGAGCAATACCTATCAAGAATTTCTTGTATGGAAACGACAACCTGTTTCATTTATGGGAAGACATGAGCGTCTACTAGCTATTGATGGAGAATACGTTCACATAATGCCGTCTGaatccaaaaatatatttgaAACGCCTAAGACGTCCAGTATACATGCTGGATCGATTATTTTATGCAAGCAGTCTAAAAAATCACCatgtaattttaaaatgattGTGTCCAAGAATAGGGAAACTAAGCG GTatgattttgaagttttgTCCGCCTTGGAAGCTGCCATTATAGTTAGCAGGATACGTGCACTGATGAAtactgttaaaaaaataaattaa
- the mid2 gene encoding septin ring organizing protein, translated as MLMTASQQDQHAKMYLADIHRALRIPSPIPSTDYECSDYASTIASISRESTMRNFNRSNISSTAPSFAESEDAEDGDSFPYDQTLSNSSSFDDHQSLLPFSTEVRRTPTYSVMNETDSSSTSVEDVNKENILSLNDSCLIKLSDDEASNKSSRSSTPRNSIKSNSSNQGHGDIPIPKKNPARSVCNSKLFNEDTLPAEFEEVSISPPVKLELPTHSHNSSDTSFTNSIVSSVSDMVGLGEGINSIASFGFSEDSSSFQDIKTPPRLSFADENRENCRTDIYRSDSIHEYEEPLTSSITSLDSPHVLDENAPIPLLPKVVSLPDPRFTNVLSAFDALTRTYLLRQNSKVVHATSQKQEMQTSRRVVNSCYMPESLSRNLSSSLQQTGGSGRLFVRLMEIRNLTIPLASGMTTRFTYTISGKHIQVPWNALHSTTKIENEYTFDESISSSIVCTLRAAYDPPKVRTRSTLGKVFSTNKRKSMTTDPVSEALHGFVSEDGTFGEVTINTDSVSRTALGRCQSMVLPIMNKWTVDPAAKDVKPLPRKVGELEIHVFFLPALPVSLKELPASIESAMYDLKLAEWDRTLLCDGYLCQQGGDCPYWRRRYFQLIGSKLVAFQQFSKVRRATIDLSEATHIVDDNHYSDEEELEGYLYFESGFRIIFSNGDYIDFYAETVGEKDEWMSTLRQHLGQCSMVHKNWTKSFLSLSF; from the coding sequence ATGTTGATGACTGCTTCTCAACAGGATCAGCATGCTAAAATGTATTTAGCTGACATCCATAGAGCATTGAGAATTCCTTCTCCCATCCCAAGTACTGATTACGAATGTTCTGACTATGCCTCTACAATCGCATCGATATCTCGAGAAAGTACAATGAGAAATTTTAATCGCAGTAACATCTCGTCTACGGCCCCTTCTTTTGCTGAATCTGAGGATGCTGAAGATGGCGATAGTTTCCCTTATGATCAAACGTTATCAAATTCTTCCAGTTTTGATGATCATCAGtctcttcttcctttttctacAGAAGTTCGTAGGACCCCAACTTACTCTGTCATGAATGAAACGGATAGTAGTAGTACAAGTGTTGAAGACGTAAACAAAGAGAACATACTGTCATTGAACGATTCATGTTTGATCAAATTATCTGATGATGAGGCTTCAAATAAAAGCAGTCGTAGCTCGACTCCACGCAACTCGATAAAGAGTAATTCATCTAACCAGGGCCATGGCGACATACCAAttcctaaaaaaaatcctgCTCGTTCCGTTTGTAAttcaaagctttttaacGAGGACACATTGCCAGctgaatttgaagaagtttCAATTTCACCACCTGTCAAACTTGAGTTACCTACTCACTCTCATAATTCATCTGACACTAGTTTTACGAACAGTATAGTTAGCAGTGTTAGTGACATGGTTGGTCTTGGCGAAGGTATAAACAGTATTGCATCTTTTGGTTTCTCTGAAGATTCGTCCTCGTTCCAAGATATAAAGACACCTCCTCGCTTATCATTCGCAGATGAGAACCGAGAGAATTGTAGGACTGATATCTACCGTTCAGATTCTATTCATGAATACGAAGAGCCACTTACGAGCTCCATCACCTCTTTAGATTCCCCTCATGTTCTTGACGAAAATGCTCCGATACCGCTTCTTCCAAAAGTGGTTTCTTTACCAGATCCTCGCTTTACAAATGTTCTTTCAGCCTTTGACGCTTTGACTAGGACATATTTGCTACGACAGAATTCTAAAGTTGTACATGCCACTAGTCAGAAACAAGAAATGCAAACTTCGCGGCGCGTTGTCAATTCTTGTTATATGCCAGAATCGTTATCGCGAAATTTGTCCAGTAGTTTGCAACAAACCGGCGGGAGTGGAAGATTGTTTGTCCGTCTTATGGAAATCAGAAACTTAACTATTCCTTTGGCATCGGGGATGACCACTAGGTTCACTTATACAATCTCTGGTAAGCACATTCAAGTACCATGGAACGCCTTACACTCTACTactaaaattgaaaatgagtATACTTTTGATGAAAGTATTAGTTCTTCAATTGTATGTACGCTCCGTGCGGCTTACGATCCACCTAAGGTTCGCACTCGTTCTACACTTGGAAAAGtattttcaacaaataaGAGAAAGTCTATGACTACCGACCCCGTTTCAGAAGCACTTCATGGATTTGTTTCTGAAGATGGAACTTTCGGCGAAGTTACCATTAACACTGATTCTGTAAGCCGAACCGCACTAGGCCGTTGTCAATCTATGGTTCTACCAATCATGAACAAATGGACTGTTGATCCGGCAGCTAAAGATGTCAAGCCTCTCCCTCGAAAAGTAGGAGAACTCGAAATCCACGTATTTTTCTTACCAGCGCTTCCTGTCTCTCTGAAAGAACTTCCCGCTTCAATCGAGTCTGCCATGTATGACTTAAAGCTTGCTGAATGGGATAGAACTTTATTGTGTGATGGTTATCTATGTCAACAAGGTGGGGATTGCCCTTATTGGCGTCGTCGctattttcaattaatagGATCAAAGTTAGTAGCTTTTCAACAATTCTCTAAAGTTCGCAGAGCAACGATTGATTTGTCTGAAGCCACACATATCGTGGATGACAACCATTATagtgatgaagaagaactAGAAGGGTATCTGTATTTCGAATCGGGTTTCCGTATCATTTTCAGTAATGGGGACTACATCGATTTTTACGCTGAAACCGTCGGCGAAAAAGATGAGTGGATGTCTACACTTCGTCAGCATTTGGGGCAATGTTCAATGGTTCACAAAAATTGGACCAAATCATTTCTTTCGCtgagtttttaa
- the rpb9 gene encoding DNA-directed RNA polymerase II complex TFIIS subunit Rpb9 — protein sequence MSNFQYCIECNNMLYPREDKVDRVLRLACRNCDYSEIAATSKVYRHELQSSNVENTTVSHDASTDPTLPRSDKECPRCHQHEAVFYQTHSRRGDTMMTLIYVCVHCGFAFEEQ from the exons atgtcaaattttcaatattgtATAGAATGCAATAATATGCT GTACCCTAGAGAGGATAAAGTGGATCGTGTTCTGAGGCTAGCTTGTCGTAATTGTGATTACTCAGAG ATCGCTGCTACTAGTAAAGTTTATCGCCATGAGTTACAAAGCTCCAATGT AGAAAACACGACGGTCAGTCACGACGCTTCAACGGACCCTACTTTACCTAGATCAGACAAAGAATGCCCGCGTTGTCATCAACATGAAGCAGTTTTTTATCAGACTCATTCTCGTCGGGGTGATACTATGATG ACTCTGATTTATGTTTGCGTACATTGTGGATTTGCTTTTGAAGAACAGTAA
- the pro3 gene encoding delta-1-pyrroline-5-carboxylate reductase — protein MSGFCVLGCGTMGKALLTGIFDSIAENGNDVSDEIIIPNKFYACVKFPKEKEDVQKLFGDRVKVVMGAKENAEMAAISNVLLLSCKPQAAEDVLNSPKMKEALKGKLILSILAGKTISSLQSMLDESTRVIRIMPNTASRIRESMSVICPGPNATEEDIKFAEWVFNGIGRSMKLPEKLIDAATAVCGSGPAFVATMIEAMTDGGVMMGIPFPQAQELAAQTMVGTGRMVLQGQHPAMIRNDVSTPAGCTISGLLALEDGKIRSTIARGIEQATKTASGLGK, from the coding sequence atgtcgGGGTTTTGTGTTCTTGGTTGTGGTACAATGGGAAAAGCACTTTTGACTGGAATCTTTGATTCCATTGCTGAAAATGGAAACGATGTTTCTGACGAAATTATCATTCCGAATAAGTTCTATGCTTGTGTCAAATTtcctaaagaaaaagaggatgttcaaaagcttttcgGAGATCGTGTTAAAGTTGTAATGGGGGCCAAAGAGAATGCCGAGATGGCTGCGATTAGTAACGTTTTGTTGTTGAGTTGTAAGCCTCAGGCCGCAGAGGATGTTTTGAATTCCCCAAAGATGAAAGAAGCGCTCaaaggaaaattaattttgtcaATTTTGGCTGGCAAGACCATCTCTTCATTGCAAAGTATGCTTGATGAAAGTACTAGGGTGATTCGCATTATGCCCAATACTGCTAGTCGAATCCGTGAAAGTATGAGCGTAATTTGCCCGGGACCCAACGCAACTGAAGAAGACATAAAGTTTGCTGAATGGGTATTCAATGGCATTGGACGTTCAATGAAACTTCCCGAAAAGCTTATTGATGCTGCTACCGCTGTATGTGGAAGTGGACCTGCTTTTGTTGCTACTATGATTGAGGCTATGACAGATGGTGGTGTAATGATGGGTATTCCGTTCCCTCAGGCTCAGGAATTGGCTGCCCAAACTATGGTTGGTACAGGTCGTATGGTTTTACAAGGTCAACATCCTGCTATGATTCGTAATGATGTTTCAACTCCTGCCGGATGTACAATTAGTGGTTTGTTGGCATTGGAAGATGGAAAAATTCGAAGCACAATCGCACGTGGTATAGAACAAGCAACCAAGACTGCTTCTGGCCTGGGTAAATGA
- the sdu1 gene encoding PPPDE peptidase family protein: MKVYINVYDLMPDSPVNKLAWTLGLGIYHTGLVLEGKEYAFGAHEIPGSTGVFATMPRPPLEGCRWRCSIALPNCTLPKPDVDRILIRLSQEFTGLSYSLLERNCNHFTNAAAIELTGSPIPSFLNRISRIGLAFPTITNALLQHGQKNTSDVDDSSDSSSDVDEETLIVSKSKKAHKDIPKFSAPPPSADLNNLITDSLP; encoded by the coding sequence ATGAAAGTATACATTAATGTGTATGATCTAATGCCAGACAGTCCGGTAAACAAACTAGCATGGACTCTTGGACTTGGTATTTACCATACAGGATTGGTTTTAGAAGGTAAAGAATATGCGTTCGGAGCACACGAAATTCCTGGCTCCACCGGTGTGTTTGCTACCATGCCAAGACCGCCTTTAGAAGGGTGTAGATGGCGCTGTTCTATTGCTTTACCTAATTGTACCCTCCCTAAACCCGACGTGGATAGAATTTTGATTCGTTTGAGTCAAGAATTTACGGGGTTATCATATTCTTTATTAGAGAGAAATTGCAATCATTTCACGAATGCTGCAGCAATTGAACTTACGGGCAGCCCTAtcccttcttttttaaatcgaATTTCTCGAATTGGATTGGCGTTTCCTACGATCACGAATGCCTTATTACAGCACggtcaaaaaaatacatcCGACGTTGATGATTCCTCGgattcttcttcagatGTAGATGAAGAAACTTTAATCGTatcaaaaagtaaaaaagcTCATAAAGATATTCCTAAATTTTCCGCACCTCCTCCTTCTGCTGACCTCAATAACCTCATCACTGATTCACTTCCTTAA
- the ecm29 gene encoding proteasome assembly chaperone Ecm29: MAENELRLLNNAELKLALAESEDSFQSLVSVFLCPILLKLDSPHESVRNKTISIANHIMTRLNNNAQAILPLEALVSQYVEANQPLRKRFLLAFISIGEKRIPCSENLALLQICLNHVNEYPLVLLTLTIRLLRFSKPTSAITCSNDVILSLSSFYLIQKDQRIFSDLQFSQKTVDYRLSLLRWIHLSSWPSNWKWLAYFFASADSHSEVARLADEFTRDSGLPDLENLSHVNVLLDIALDKFRIEALHANFSVSISLRNKAIQHLLKSKIAANTDKAINCIEFILEAPPSMQPRLIQFTRWVVDKADPNFLKPKAAMILEKILSILSSNIIQSDLLRGFLYTTIGLLTKVDNHLITNSLLTNLLTSLQSELPDVRVSIDEALSIIIPYYSNFRFSNELLPVLEPFIFDSPESPAAYCALRFVLVAFPFDYLPARFICLKVQNPFVFHHSFIEEAKKGLNLSQWVQYNSVYSTNEAQEEDKVRAASYPSASEVISFILSDHDLKKFWESNAAEYCLAILEFIERCIYYSADRSLELYDNDKLSSIDALLIQDSKLREMVSEKCISLSNFNVFLEYVFYGTLLMHFEPTYALSRLVSFAPPEVTFSLPELDFLTSVFNFPLALRNTATRILGIILSTKDSTRISEVLSSCFTIISTSNNKNDNFFKAETALLIIGYTISYLAAQTNSAAVDSFILNSGSIKEFFSVLLEYLGSNVLHKKTTSLAIYKELFVYFTRDWITSYGVDFDEILNVLLRFLKEVEDTNVKVECLHVISRMSLSFSDDEMAEKILKAIYVTYHMDSPDILFASAEAMSILAGGHRNVFVKSTCPIFFQKQLDNYKADHYCFTLDFILTDCVNSPKPLLRRASSLWLFYIVRYCEPQTYTMTRLNDIYHSFLSFLVTQDDFVQDTASRGLKAMYDVLEGDERKSFTDNLISTIAADRVDEKTKAPLDADTALFTTNKGTVATYKDICSLASESGNPDLIYSFLSIAGNSSLWQARKGLASGISYLGIPEDQKRKTFSFDTSKSSSLLKKLYRFKHDPNPDVAKTMGEIWDTLVPSDLNLASHRKYLVEDCLEFMGSRSWRDRESSVNTLVSLLSNVPVTEYLNQLEDIWNMSFRTLDDIKESVREASFPLCKLLARSVIQSLEKTSHNTSPSGICKGKRIVSVALPFLLKHAYDQAKEVRSLTYSTITELVRTGNSTLTSFVPAIMQVMLEYLTEYESKAATFLDFHAKNYSIKQENIDNARTSAVQSSSMMDTLEKCIGLLDESSMQTLYPILNRMIAKPGGVPTKIGSAQVVMLLVIRRGPLVKQFASKLLQSLKSSCFDRNAAVSDAFASAIGYLLRVCPLEIASQTCQEIIDKFYDGNTNEQIISSKLTVYASRYAPDVFLNLGSLFFPFIFFGKHSSSISINGVLSKAWDELSSAGSSVNLYSEEIILLIQKNLIVTKWDVKRPAAAALLEFVNTSRLTYRQNDIYVLLNETMKDKSWPGKELLLEAYVKFLIKYPEFIKSQKMEEVHQVIVREFKRRNIVYKSHAMESVGELLSDENYRELDLYELSLNECGTFLQKEWFDKDDELNLEEKIALQRNSVYAMFNSSRPGNKNCNEMLLTYLSNALDENYLHWNVKLAILKNAPHLKKIMSNEEFLLYKDILYRCYEDNPSPKAKDYAEVIFGENYLSVLRN; this comes from the coding sequence ATGGctgaaaatgaattgaGATTATTAAACAATGCAGAGCTGAAGCTCGCTCTAGCGGAAAGCGAGGACTCCTTTCAATCGCTTGTGTCAGTTTTTTTATGTCCGATTTTACTAAAACTCGATTCGCCTCATGAAAGTGTGAgaaacaaaacaatttcaattgcaaACCACATTATGACTAGGCTCAACAATAACGCGCAAGCCATACTACCTCTTGAAGCCTTAGTAAGCCAGTACGTTGAAGCAAATCAACCTTTGCGAAAAAGATTTCTCCTTGCTTTCATATCTATAGGCGAAAAAAGGATACCTTGTTCTGAAAATTTGGCCCTTCTCCAGATTTGTCTAAATCATGTCAATGAATACCCATTAGTATTATTGACATTGACAATTCGTTTACTTCGTTTTTCAAAGCCAACTTCGGCTATTACATGCTCTAACGATGTCATTTTATCTCTTTCTTCATTCTATTTGATTCAGAAAGATCAAAGGATTTTTAGTGACCTGCAATTTTCCCAAAAAACAGTAGATTACCGCTTGAGTCTGCTTCGGTGGATTCATTTATCTAGCTGGCCATCAAATTGGAAGTGGTTGGCTTACTTTTTTGCCTCTGCTGATTCTCATTCTGAAGTTGCCCGACTGGCAGATGAATTTACGCGTGATAGTGGATTACCTGATCTAGAGAATTTGTCCCACGTGAACGTTCTATTAGACATAGCGCTTGATAAGTTTCGAATCGAAGCTTTGCACGCAAACTTTTCTGTTTCCATTAGCTTAAGGAACAAGGCAATTCAGCATTTacttaaaagtaaaattgcTGCGAATACTGACAAAGCTATAAATTGTATTGAATTCATTCTTGAAGCACCTCCTAGTATGCAACCCCGGTTAATACAGTTTACTCGTTGGGTAGTTGACAAAGCTGatccaaattttcttaaacCTAAAGCTGCGATGatattggaaaaaattcttAGCATCTTATCGAGTAATATAATTCAGAGTGATTTACTTAGAGGATTTTTATATACAACGATAGGTTTACTGACCAAGGTTGATAATCATCTGATTACTAATTCTTTGCTGACAAATTTATTGACCTCCTTACAATCTGAATTACCAGACGTACGAGTTTCAATTGACGAAGCTCTTTCTATTATTATTCCGTACTATAGTAATTTTCGATTTTCTAACGAATTGTTGCCAGTATTAGAAccctttatttttgattcaCCCGAGTCTCCTGCTGCGTATTGCGCACTTCGATTTGTATTGGTtgcttttccttttgattATTTGCCAGCTCGTTTTATTTGTCTAAAGGTACAAAATCCTTTCGTATTTCACCACTCTTTTATTGAAGAAGCTAAAAAAGGACTAAACTTATCTCAATGGGTTCAGTATAATAGTGTGTATTCCACGAATGAAGCTCAAGAGGAAGATAAAGTACGTGCCGCTAGTTATCCTTCTGCCTCTGAAGTaatctcttttattttgtcgGACcatgatttaaaaaaattttgggaATCTAATGCTGCAGAGTATTGTTTGGCCATTCTTGAGTTTATTGAGAGATGCATTTATTATTCAGCGGATAGAAGCTTAGAGCTTTACGACAATGACAAGCTATCTTCTATAGACGCTTTACTGATTCAAGATTCCAAGTTAAGAGAAATGGTGTCTGAAAAGTGCATTTCTTTGTCAAATTTTAATGTATTTTTagaatatgttttttatgGTACTCTACTCATGCACTTTGAACCCACTTACGCCCTCAGCAGATTGGTATCCTTTGCACCACCTGAAgttacattttctttaccGGAGTTAGATTTTCTAACGTCTGTATTTAACTTTCCACTTGCTTTGCGTAATACTGCAACACGAATACTGGGAATAATACTTAGTACAAAAGATTCAACTCGTATATCAGAAGTACTTTCTTCTTGCTTCACTATTATCTCAACGTCtaacaataaaaatgacaattttttcaaggcTGAGACTGCTCTTCTAATCATCGGCTATACTATCTCATACTTGGCTGCTCAAACTAATTCAGCAGCCGTCGATTCTTTCATTCTCAATTCTGGCAgtataaaagaatttttttctgttttattGGAATATCTTGGTTCCAATGTTTTGCACAAAAAGACCACTTCACTTGCTATTTATAAAgaattgtttgtttattttactagAGACTGGATTACTTCGTATGGCGTTGACTTTGacgaaattttaaatgttttgcTACGCTTTCTAAAAGAGGTTGAAGATACCAACGTAAAGGTCGAATGTTTACACGTTATATCACGTATGTCGTTATCATTTTCAGATGATGAAATGGCAGAAAAGATTCTTAAAGCCATCTATGTTACATATCACATGGACTCTCCTGATATATTGTTTGCGAGTGCTGAAGCCATGTCGATACTTGCTGGTGGACATAGAAACGTTTTCGTGAAATCCACGTGccccattttttttcaaaaacaattgGACAATTATAAAGCAGATCACTATTGCTTTACCCttgatttcattttaacTGATTGTGTCAATTCTCCAAAACCCTTACTTCGTAGGGCCTCTTCTTTATGGCTTTTTTACATAGTTCGCTATTGCGAACCTCAAACTTATACAATGACGCGGCTTAATGATATTTATCATTCATTTCTCTCATTTTTGGTTACTCAAGATGATTTTGTTCAGGATACTGCGTCAAGAGGCCTCAAAGCTATGTATGATGTTTTAGAAGGGGACGaaagaaaatcatttaCTGATAATCTGATAAGCACAATTGCTGCTGACCGCGTTGATGAAAAAACCAAAGCTCCTTTGGACGCAGATACTGCCCTTTTCACTACAAATAAAGGTACTGTAGCCACCTATAAGGATATCTGTTCTTTAGCATCCGAGAGTGGTAATCCTGATTTGATTTATTCATTCTTGAGCATAGCAGGTAACAGTTCTCTCTGGCAAGCCCGTAAGGGATTGGCATCTGGTATAAGTTATTTAGGTATTCCCGAGgatcaaaaaagaaagacgTTTTCATTTGATACTTCTAAAAGCTcttcattattaaaaaagctttataGATTTAAACATGACCCTAATCCTGATGTTGCCAAAACAATGGGTGAAATTTGGGACACATTAGTACCTTCAGATCTCAATTTGGCATCTCATCGTAAATACTTAGTGGAGGATTGCCTCGAGTTTATGGGGAGCAGATCTTGGAGAGATAGGGAATCCAGTGTAAACACTTTGGTTAGTCTTCTTTCTAATGTTCCTGTGACCGAGTATCTAAATCAATTAGAGGATATATGGAACATGTCTTTTCGAACTCTTGATGATATTAAAGAGAGCGTTAGGGAAGCGTCCTTTCCACTTTGTAAGCTTTTAGCAAGATCAGTTATTCAATCTTTGGAGAAGACTTCACACAATACTAGCCCAAGCGGAATTTGCAAAGGCAAACGGATTGTTTCAGTAGCTTTACCATTTCTATTAAAACACGCTTATGATCAGGCTAAAGAAGTTCGTTCACTTACATACTCTACCATCACTGAACTTGTGCGTACTGGCAATTCTACTTTGACTTCGTTTGTGCCGGCCATTATGCAGGTTATGCTTGAATATTTGACAGAGTATGAATCAAAAGCTGCTACCTTTTTGGATTTTCACGCCAAAAATTACAGCattaaacaagaaaatattgACAACGCCAGAACGTCAGCCGTTCAGAGCTCTTCAATGATGGATACGCTAGAGAAGTGTATCGGCCTTTTGGATGAAAGCTCAATGCAAACATTATATCCAATATTAAATAGAATGATTGCTAAACCTGGGGGTGTACCTACCAAAATAGGCAGCGCCCAAGTGGTGATGCTTTTAGTAATTCGTCGTGGACCACTCGTCAAGCAGTTTGCTTCAAAGCTGCTTCAATCCTTGAAATCTTCTTGCTTTGATAGAAATGCTGCAGTAAGTGATGCATTTGCATCTGCTATTGGCTATTTGTTACGAGTTTGCCCGTTGGAAATAGCTTCACAAACTTGTCAAGAAATCATCGATAAATTCTACGATGGAAATACCAACGAACAAATAATCAGTTCCAAATTGACCGTGTATGCGTCGAGATACGCACCCGACGTCTTCCTTAATCTTggttctcttttttttcctttcattttttttgggaaaCATTCTTCTTCCATTTCGATAAATGGGGTTTTAAGTAAAGCATGGGATGAACTTTCATCTGCCGGAAGCAGTGTGAACCTGTATTCGGAAGAAATTATCCTTCTTATCCAAAAAAACTTAATTGTTACAAAATGGGATGTCAAACGTCCTGCTGCTGCTGCATTATTGGAATTTGTCAATACTTCGCGACTCACTTATCGACAAAATGATATCTACGTGCttttaaatgaaacaatGAAAGATAAAAGCTGGCCTGGGAAGGAATTACTGCTTGAGGCttatgttaaatttttaattaaatatccTGAGTTCATTAAATCGcaaaaaatggaagaagTTCACCAAGTGATTGTTAGAGAATTTAAGAGACGcaatattgtttacaaaagcCATGCAATGGAAAGTGTTGGTGAACTGTTATCTGATGAAAATTATAGAGAGCTTGATTTGTATGAACTATCATTAAATGAATGTGGTACATTTTTGCAGAAGGAATGGTTTGATAAAGATGATGAATTGAATCTTGAGGAAAAAATTGCGCTTCAGCGCAATAGCGTCTATGCCATGTTTAATTCCAGCAGACCTGGAAATAAGAATTGTAATGAGATGTTGCTAACTTACTTGTCAAATGCCCttgatgaaaattatttacattgGAATGTGAAATTAGCAATTCTGAAAAATGCTCCTcacttaaaaaagataatgtCTAACGAGGAATTCTTACTGTATAAAGATATTCTTTATCGTTGTTACGAAGACAATCCGTCaccaaaagcaaaagattATGCTGAAGTCATCTTCGgcgaaaattatttaagtgttttaagaaattag